In Bradyrhizobium sp. WBOS07, the genomic window TCAATAGATCGAATAAGCTTGGTGCGCCAAAAAATTAGCCCGCGCGATCGCGCCTCCGCTGATACGACGGCAGTCATTAAATTAAGGTTCCGCCGGTGCGTCCAAATGGATTCAAATCGCGAGGCCCTCGCGGTCGCATCGGGGAGGAGGGTGCCGCTTAACGGATTGTTGAGGCTGTTTGCCGGGCCAGCGTGCTCATCGGCGCCGGCCGGGCGCGTTCAGGGCCCGCAACATGGCGATACGGGCGAACATCACCCAGCCGCCGCCCGTCTCGGCCGCGTTGATCAGGGTCTCGACGGCGGTCTGCCAGTCCGCCTCGCGCTGGGCGTCCTCGGGCAACTGCATGATGTAGTCCGCCGCGTCCTGGAGGGTGCGCAGTGCGCGCTTGCTGCTCACGCGCACGGGATCGTCGAACGCCGTCGACCAGGGCATGTCAGGCGGCCCGATCCGCGGGGGGTGACATCACGGCGTGATTGCAGGATGCGGCGCTGTCAGCCCGCCTTCTTCGCCCGCGCCGGCGCGCGGACCGGCTTGTCGGCGGCCTTCTTCGGGGCCTCCTTCGCCTTTGCCGCAGCGTCCTTGCCGCCCTTGCCGGAGATCGGCAGCAGCATCTCGCGCTGGCCCTCGACGCGCTTCTTCGGCTTCTTGGCCTTGGCTTCCTTGGCAACCTTGGCTGCGGGCGCTGTGTCCTTCTCGTTCGCGATGCTCTTCTTCAGCGCGTCCATCAGGTTGATGACGTTGCCGCCGGTCTTCGGCGCCGCCTTGGCTGCGATCGGCATGCCGCTGCGCTTCTTGTTGATGAGATCGATCAGCGCGGTTTCGTAATGATCCTCGAACAGCTCCGGCTCGAACGCGCCGGACTTCTTCTCGACGATGTGCCGGGCGAGGTCGAGCATGTCCTTGGTGAGCTTCACGTCCTGGATGTCGTCGAAATATTCCGTCTCGCTGCGCACCTCGTAGGGGTAGCGCAGCAGGGTGCCCATCAGCCCGCTCTCGAGCGGCTCGAGCGCGATGATGTGCTCGCGGTTGGTCAGCACCACGCGTCCGATGGCGACCTTGCCCATGCTGCGGATGGTCTCGCGGATCACGGCATAGGCGTCGTGGCCGACCTTGCCGTCCGGCACCAGATAATAGGGGCGGATCAGATAGCGGTTGTCGATGTCGGTCTTCGGCACGAACTCGTCGATCTCGATCGTGTGCGTGGAATCGAGCGCGATCTCGTCGAGCTCGTCCTTGGTGACCTCGATGTAAGTGTCGGTGTCGACCTTGTAGCCCTTGACGATGTCCTCGGAAGTCACCTCGTCGCCGGTCTCGGCGTCGACCTTGAGGTACTTGATCCGGTGGCCGGTCTTGCGGTTGATCTGGTTGAAGGACACCTTCTCGGTATCCGAAGTGGCCGGGTAGAGCGCAACCGGGCAGGTCACGAGCGACAGACGCAGAAAACCCTTCCAATTGGCGCGGGGGGCCATGGGCTACTCCAAACGCAACAGGGACAGACTTATGAGGATACCATCGGGGAACAACGAATCAAAGCAAGGTCGGTTGCTGAATCTTCCAACTGCGTTAACCGGCCGCTGCGCCCTGCTGTCGCTGCCCGATCCGGGCGTAACAGCCGGAACATCGTATCCCATCACGCGTTGGCCCTGACATCAGCTGCGAGGAGGTCGCGGCTAATCGAAGCGACATCCAGATTGAGGGCATCATGGCAACCACGCGAGAGCAGCGTCAGATCGTGGAAACTCCGACCGAGGCGCGCCAGGGCGAGCCCGGACCTTCGGTGGCGGCGCTGCTCGCCATTTCGACCGGCCTTGCGATCCTGATCCTGGCCGTCGTCTGGTTCGTGTTCTTCCGGACCTGACGGCCGAGAGGAAGGCGGACTCTTCAGACCTGCCGCGGGTACGCGGCACATTGCGCCCGCCCTGCTGCCGGTCCGTCCGGCCGCAGGGCGGGCGCAGTCGCGTCGGCTATCGACATCCTATATGACCAAAAAGTAAGGCGGCAGGTTCCCCGCGTTCATATTCAGTTCACGCCGGAATTGCTCATCTGTCGCCGTGTTGTCGCGGTCTATTGCTGGAGAGAAGCGTGCGCCTGCTCGTTGTTGAGGACGACCCTGATCTCAATCGCCAGCTCACCAAGGCGCTGACCGACGCCGGCTATGTCGTCGATCGGGCCTTCGACGGGGAAGAGGGGCACTATCTCGGCGACAACGAGCCGTATGATGCCGTCGTGCTCGACATCGGCCTGCCGAAGAAGGACGGCATCTCGGTGCTGGAGGCCTGGCGCCGCAACGGCCGCACCATGCCGGTCCTGATCCTCACCGCACGCGACCGCTGGAGCGACAAGGTGCAGGGGTTCGACGCCGGCGCCGACGACTACGTCGCCAAACCGTTTCACCTGGAGGAAGTGCTGGCACGCATCCGCGCGCTGCTGCGCCGCTCCACCGGCCATGCCCAGAGCGAGCTCAGCTGCGGTCCCGTCACGCTCGATACCAGGACCGGCCGGGTCAGCGTGTCGGGCAATCCCGTCAAGATG contains:
- a CDS encoding Ku protein, with the protein product MAPRANWKGFLRLSLVTCPVALYPATSDTEKVSFNQINRKTGHRIKYLKVDAETGDEVTSEDIVKGYKVDTDTYIEVTKDELDEIALDSTHTIEIDEFVPKTDIDNRYLIRPYYLVPDGKVGHDAYAVIRETIRSMGKVAIGRVVLTNREHIIALEPLESGLMGTLLRYPYEVRSETEYFDDIQDVKLTKDMLDLARHIVEKKSGAFEPELFEDHYETALIDLINKKRSGMPIAAKAAPKTGGNVINLMDALKKSIANEKDTAPAAKVAKEAKAKKPKKRVEGQREMLLPISGKGGKDAAAKAKEAPKKAADKPVRAPARAKKAG
- a CDS encoding response regulator transcription factor, which encodes MRLLVVEDDPDLNRQLTKALTDAGYVVDRAFDGEEGHYLGDNEPYDAVVLDIGLPKKDGISVLEAWRRNGRTMPVLILTARDRWSDKVQGFDAGADDYVAKPFHLEEVLARIRALLRRSTGHAQSELSCGPVTLDTRTGRVSVSGNPVKMTSHEYRLLAYLMHHSGRVVSRTELVEHLYDQDFDRDSNTIEVFVGRIRKKLDVDIIQTVRGLGYLLTPPAA